The following proteins come from a genomic window of Methylorubrum populi:
- a CDS encoding M23 family metallopeptidase: MTRERLKIGGTAGTATQRPPTLPRGVEPPLNLLGADARQIDRRDVNLRWLCASALTGITGVLLMGAAIHVSLQGEVSLAAVSDRPNLGPRPQTQAPSIDEPGVASAQKGDRLVRNLMIASAKQSFRTPVTVRLGDREIIKVRPFVRISSNLSMSTGVFASDIPRFDPMKFVSDEPQERAPDPGAADAPGAEVTVVKRELAEIAIDPGAPALSDEDVTAQIEEERRLAAEAGRRTALPLAPQILLSRTLQQGSAFGGFGESSGKSKLGEENSPFKSIEVLVVPENVTKLAKVELRSGEAPLVEERDLALKRGETLDGALKGTGQASDPAIAGIVTALGGKAKVAALSEGQQFRVQIAPGPRPGDGRQVTRVVLFGESGVQAIAALNDHGAFVPVAPPIDESRGRNREQAQADAPDGEEEDEGSGPRLYQSLYETGARHDVPRSTIEDIIRIFSYDIDFQRRISSGDGIDLFYTYDEEAGPSAAERPELLYAALNLGGESRKVFRFQSPDDGSIDYLDEQGRSLKKFLIRKPIADGIMRSGFGYRRHPILGYAKLHTGVDWANPIGTPIVAAGNGTVIKAEWDSGYGRRVEVQHINGYVTTYNHMSRFARGISAGTRVRQGQVIGYVGSTGLSTGAHLHYEVIINGHFVDPMKIRVPRGRELDGRLLAEFKRQRDQTEATMQKSKTATAMAQRDAMR, translated from the coding sequence GTGACGCGCGAGCGACTGAAGATCGGGGGAACGGCCGGGACGGCGACGCAGCGCCCGCCGACGCTGCCGCGCGGCGTCGAGCCGCCGCTCAACCTCTTAGGCGCGGACGCCCGGCAGATCGACCGCCGCGACGTCAACCTGCGCTGGCTCTGCGCCAGCGCGCTCACCGGCATCACCGGCGTCCTTCTGATGGGCGCGGCGATCCACGTCTCGCTCCAGGGCGAGGTTTCGCTCGCCGCCGTCTCGGACCGCCCCAATCTCGGACCGCGTCCGCAGACGCAGGCGCCGTCCATCGACGAACCCGGCGTCGCCTCCGCCCAGAAGGGCGACCGGCTGGTGCGCAACCTGATGATCGCCTCGGCCAAGCAGAGCTTCCGCACCCCGGTGACGGTGCGCCTCGGGGACCGGGAGATCATCAAGGTCCGGCCTTTCGTGCGGATCTCGTCCAATCTGTCGATGTCGACGGGCGTGTTCGCCAGTGACATCCCGCGCTTCGATCCGATGAAGTTCGTTTCCGACGAGCCGCAGGAGCGCGCGCCCGATCCCGGTGCGGCGGACGCACCGGGGGCCGAGGTGACGGTGGTGAAGCGCGAACTCGCCGAGATCGCGATCGATCCGGGTGCGCCCGCCCTGTCGGACGAGGACGTGACCGCGCAGATCGAGGAGGAGCGGCGCCTCGCGGCGGAGGCCGGGCGTCGCACGGCCCTGCCGCTGGCGCCGCAGATCCTGCTCTCACGCACCCTGCAGCAGGGCTCCGCCTTCGGCGGCTTCGGAGAGAGCAGCGGGAAGAGCAAGCTCGGCGAGGAGAACAGCCCGTTCAAGTCGATCGAGGTGCTCGTCGTCCCTGAGAACGTCACCAAGCTCGCCAAGGTGGAGCTGCGCTCCGGCGAGGCGCCGCTCGTCGAGGAGCGCGACCTCGCGCTGAAGCGCGGCGAGACGCTCGACGGCGCGCTGAAGGGAACGGGGCAGGCCTCGGATCCGGCGATCGCCGGCATCGTCACGGCACTCGGCGGCAAGGCCAAGGTGGCCGCCCTGTCGGAGGGCCAGCAGTTCCGCGTGCAGATCGCGCCCGGCCCGAGACCCGGCGATGGGCGGCAGGTGACCCGGGTGGTGCTGTTCGGCGAGAGCGGCGTCCAGGCGATCGCCGCCCTCAACGATCACGGGGCCTTCGTGCCGGTCGCGCCCCCCATCGACGAGTCGCGGGGGCGCAACCGGGAACAGGCTCAGGCCGACGCGCCGGACGGCGAGGAGGAGGACGAGGGCAGCGGCCCCCGGCTCTATCAGAGCCTCTACGAGACCGGCGCACGCCACGACGTGCCGCGCTCGACGATCGAGGACATCATCCGGATCTTCAGCTACGACATCGACTTCCAACGCCGCATTTCCTCGGGCGACGGGATCGACCTGTTCTACACCTACGACGAAGAGGCCGGTCCCAGCGCCGCCGAGCGGCCGGAACTGCTCTACGCCGCGCTCAATCTGGGCGGCGAGTCGCGCAAGGTCTTTCGCTTCCAGTCACCGGACGACGGCTCGATCGACTATCTCGACGAGCAGGGCCGTTCGCTGAAGAAGTTCCTGATCCGCAAGCCCATCGCCGACGGCATCATGCGCTCGGGCTTCGGCTACAGGCGCCACCCGATCCTCGGCTACGCCAAGCTGCACACCGGCGTCGATTGGGCGAATCCGATCGGTACGCCGATCGTGGCCGCCGGCAACGGCACCGTCATCAAGGCGGAGTGGGATTCGGGCTATGGCCGCCGGGTCGAGGTGCAGCACATCAACGGCTACGTCACGACCTACAACCACATGTCCCGCTTCGCCCGCGGGATCAGCGCCGGCACCCGTGTCCGGCAGGGACAGGTGATCGGCTATGTCGGCTCGACCGGCCTCTCCACCGGCGCGCACCTGCACTACGAGGTGATCATCAACGGGCACTTCGTCGATCCGATGAAGATCCGCGTACCCCGCGGGCGCGAGCTCGACGGGCGCCTGCTCGCAGAGTTCAAGCGGCAGCGCGATCAGACCGAGGCGACGATGCAGAAGTCGAAGACCGCCACGGCGATGGCGCAGCGCGACGCGATGCGGTGA
- the gluQRS gene encoding tRNA glutamyl-Q(34) synthetase GluQRS, with protein sequence MAGLSERTGRAREPVLRFAPSPNGRLHLGHAYSALLNARIAERWGGRLLLRIEDIDLGRTRPEFVAGILADLDWLGLRFPSPVRRQSEHFSDYAAARDAMATGGLIYPCFCSRGQIAAEVAARAARGEAVPRDPDGAPLYPGTCRHLSAADATARRERGAPHTWRLDMAAALRRLAEPLVIRRFSPDDGVLETVSANPGRWGDAVIVRRDVPTSYHLSVVCDDAVQGITHVVRGQDLEAATDLHALLQRLLRLPAPAYHHHALIRAEDGEKLAKSKGSKALADLRACGITADDVRARLGF encoded by the coding sequence ATGGCCGGCTTGTCTGAAAGGACGGGCCGAGCGCGGGAGCCGGTGCTTCGCTTCGCGCCGAGCCCGAACGGCCGCCTGCATCTCGGCCACGCCTATTCCGCGCTCCTGAACGCCCGCATCGCCGAGCGGTGGGGCGGGCGCCTGCTCCTTCGCATCGAGGATATCGATCTCGGCCGCACCCGGCCCGAATTCGTGGCCGGCATCCTGGCCGACCTTGACTGGCTCGGCCTGCGCTTCCCGTCACCTGTCCGCCGCCAATCCGAGCACTTCTCGGACTACGCGGCGGCGCGCGACGCGATGGCGACCGGTGGGCTGATCTATCCCTGCTTCTGCTCGCGGGGGCAGATCGCGGCGGAGGTCGCGGCCCGCGCCGCGCGCGGCGAGGCGGTTCCGCGCGATCCCGACGGCGCGCCGCTCTACCCCGGCACCTGCCGACACCTGTCCGCCGCCGACGCGACGGCCCGTCGTGAGCGGGGCGCGCCGCACACGTGGCGCCTCGACATGGCGGCGGCGCTCCGGAGGCTTGCCGAACCGCTCGTCATCCGCCGCTTCTCACCCGATGACGGCGTGCTGGAGACCGTCTCCGCCAATCCCGGCCGCTGGGGCGACGCGGTGATCGTCCGGCGCGACGTGCCGACGAGCTACCATCTCTCGGTGGTCTGCGACGACGCCGTCCAGGGGATCACCCATGTGGTGCGCGGGCAGGATCTGGAGGCGGCCACCGACCTGCACGCCCTGCTCCAGCGCCTCCTGCGCCTTCCCGCGCCGGCCTATCACCACCACGCGTTGATCCGGGCAGAGGATGGCGAGAAGCTCGCCAAGTCGAAGGGCTCCAAGGCGCTGGCCGACCTGCGCGCCTGTGGCATCACCGCCGACGATGTGCGTGCGAGGCTCGGATTCTGA